In Neofelis nebulosa isolate mNeoNeb1 chromosome 10, mNeoNeb1.pri, whole genome shotgun sequence, one DNA window encodes the following:
- the LOC131488495 gene encoding olfactory receptor 6M1-like translates to MDMQNQTTVTEFTLTAFPVIRKLQISLFVVLLFIYMLTLTGNIVIISLIWADNRLQTPMYFFLSNLSFLDILYTTSVTPKLLACLLEDRKTITFAGCITQTYFFFFLGTVEFILLAVMSFDRYVAICNPLRYTIIMNSNVCLLLVLGCWVGAFFSVLCPTIVVSRLPYCYKEISHFFCDIAPLLQVACIDTHFIEMINFLLSSLVLLTSLVLTIVSYTYIISTILRIPSAQGRQKAFSTCASHITVVSIAYGSNIFMYVRPSQSRSLDFDKVTAVLTTMVTPLLNPFIYSLRNAKVKKVLREAISKIMSLLHRRT, encoded by the coding sequence ATGGATATGCAAAATCAGACCACAGTGACAGAATTCACCCTGACTGCCTTCCCTGTTATCCGGAAGCTTCAGATCTCCCTCTTTGTGGTCCTCTTGTTTATTTACATGTTAACCCTCACAGGAAATATTGTCATCATTTCCCTAATATGGGCTGATAATCGCCTCCAAACCCCAATGTACTTCTTCCTCAGTAATTTGTcatttctggacattttatacaCTACCTCAGTTACCCCAAAGCTATTAGCTTGTCTTCTAGAGGACAGGAAGACCATAACTTTTGCTGGCTGCATAACCCAAACatacttcttctttttcttggggACAGTGGAGTTTATCCTCCTAGCGGTGATGTCCTTTGACCGCTACGTGGCCATCTGTAACCCCCTGCGCTATACCATCATCATGAACAGCAACGTCTGTCTCCTACTGGTTCTGGGATGCTGGGTAGGAGCCTTCTTCTCAGTGCTGTGCCCAACTATTGTGGTGTCCAGACTGCCCTACTGTTATAAAGAAATCAGTCATTTTTTCTGTGACATTGCCCCTCTGCTACAGGTGGCTTGCATAGACACTCATTTCATTGAGATGATAAACTTCCTCTTATCTTCCCTTGTCCTCCTGACCTCGTTGGTACTCACCATTGTGTCTTACACCTACATCATTTCTACCATTTTGCGCATCCCCTCAGCCCAAGGACGCCAGAAGGCATTTTCCACCTGTGCTTCTCACATCACGGTCGTCTCCATTGCCTATGGGAGCAACATCTTCATGTATGTGAGGCCCAGCCAGAGCCGTTCGCTGGATTTTGACAAAGTGACTGCTGTTCTCACCACTATGGTGACGCCTCTTCTGAACCCCTTCATTTATAGTCTAAGGAATGCAAAGGTAAAAAAAGTTTTGAGagaagcaatcagcaaaatcaTGTCCTTATTACACAGGAGAACTTGA